Proteins encoded within one genomic window of Actinoplanes octamycinicus:
- a CDS encoding RidA family protein has product MVPFDFPGEPTPNGYSNVVTIHEGSRLIWTSGQVAAGPDGAVPDGWEAQTRQVFRNLGAALAQAGAAWADVVKLTFYVVDTDELPVVRAVRDEFVNVAAPPTSTLIRVAGLFRPEFLIEVEAVAAI; this is encoded by the coding sequence ATGGTCCCCTTCGACTTCCCCGGCGAGCCGACGCCGAACGGGTACAGCAACGTCGTGACCATCCACGAGGGCAGCCGCCTGATCTGGACCTCCGGTCAGGTGGCCGCCGGGCCGGACGGCGCCGTGCCGGACGGCTGGGAGGCGCAGACCCGCCAGGTGTTCCGCAACCTGGGGGCCGCGCTCGCCCAGGCCGGCGCGGCCTGGGCGGACGTGGTGAAACTGACCTTCTACGTGGTGGACACCGACGAGCTGCCGGTGGTCCGGGCGGTGCGGGACGAGTTCGTGAACGTCGCCGCCCCGCCGACCAGCACCCTGATCCGGGTGGCCGGTCTGTTCCGCCCGGAGTTCCTCATCGAGGTCGAAGCGGTCGCCGCGATCTAG
- a CDS encoding methyl-accepting chemotaxis protein produces the protein MIQAFLGWLRVPGRLPLLSLIAVILLVTFVPLWLITIRAFDNLEQRENSSEAEELRVAVDAQLQRLSDFGLTNSIWSSSYDDIRLGDQRSFATDLPASVLGPRYGMTAAIGTDLAGNVRVGGAIDGSAYAPLPDALRDPATLRGLFAPDGVAGAGTCGVLSVAGTPTEFCGFPAYPDAGSPGRPSGGLLVFRALDAAAIAEITGQTHDNLTIRAAARDGKRHADLTGSFGTMTVTTAVVGDQVAVDCTITGVDGVAFTLEVLVDRPIRALAEQTLLLIGLILLAAMVILKVAAGRLIRGGVGAHVRPLQKAVERIMKSGDLHLRVPRAGLSDLDRLGDSINDMLGALERDERDLAETHERQERERTEQLAAQEHDREEALQRVQAESNQIIGSVAYQLSDAVREVDAVRASVHDINAGAATAHEATEQMAEHATQADRAAEALSVSLPATSEMVKMIASIAGETRMLALNATIEAARAGEAGLGFAVVADEVRKLADNTAESTERITATLGALTASATDVSRAVATMTDTIGSVRSAIEQVRAVADGQQHSISGLVNQVQNAIGQIENLGDRKETAAELF, from the coding sequence GTGATCCAGGCGTTCCTCGGATGGTTGCGCGTGCCCGGGCGACTGCCCCTGCTGAGCCTGATCGCGGTGATCCTGCTCGTCACGTTCGTGCCGCTCTGGCTGATCACCATCCGCGCCTTCGACAACCTGGAGCAGCGGGAGAACAGCAGCGAGGCTGAGGAGCTCCGGGTCGCGGTCGACGCGCAGCTGCAACGGCTCAGCGACTTCGGGCTGACCAACTCGATCTGGAGCTCGTCGTACGACGACATCCGGCTCGGCGACCAGCGGAGCTTCGCGACCGACCTGCCGGCCTCGGTGCTCGGCCCGCGGTACGGCATGACCGCGGCGATCGGCACCGACCTGGCCGGCAACGTGCGGGTGGGCGGGGCGATCGACGGGTCGGCGTACGCGCCGCTGCCCGACGCCCTGCGTGACCCGGCGACGCTGCGCGGCCTGTTCGCCCCGGACGGCGTGGCCGGCGCCGGCACCTGCGGGGTGCTCAGCGTGGCCGGCACCCCCACCGAGTTCTGCGGCTTCCCCGCCTACCCGGACGCCGGCAGTCCCGGCCGCCCGTCCGGCGGCCTGCTGGTCTTCCGGGCCCTCGACGCGGCCGCGATCGCCGAGATCACCGGGCAGACCCACGACAACCTGACGATCCGGGCGGCGGCCCGGGACGGCAAACGGCACGCCGACCTGACCGGCTCGTTCGGCACCATGACGGTGACCACCGCGGTGGTCGGCGACCAGGTGGCGGTGGACTGCACGATCACCGGCGTGGACGGCGTGGCGTTCACCCTCGAGGTGCTGGTCGACCGGCCGATCCGGGCGCTGGCCGAGCAGACCCTGCTGCTGATCGGCCTGATCCTGCTGGCCGCCATGGTGATCCTCAAGGTGGCGGCCGGCCGGCTCATCCGGGGCGGGGTGGGCGCCCACGTGCGGCCGCTGCAGAAGGCCGTCGAACGCATCATGAAATCCGGTGACCTGCACCTGCGGGTGCCCCGGGCCGGGCTGTCCGACCTCGACCGGCTCGGCGACTCGATCAACGACATGCTGGGCGCGCTGGAGCGCGACGAGCGCGACCTGGCCGAGACCCACGAGCGGCAGGAGCGGGAGCGGACCGAGCAGCTGGCGGCCCAGGAGCACGACCGGGAGGAGGCGCTGCAGCGGGTGCAGGCCGAGTCGAACCAGATCATCGGCAGCGTGGCCTACCAGCTCAGCGACGCGGTCCGGGAGGTGGACGCGGTGCGCGCCTCGGTGCACGACATCAACGCCGGCGCGGCCACCGCGCACGAGGCGACCGAGCAGATGGCCGAGCACGCCACCCAGGCCGACCGGGCCGCCGAGGCGCTCAGCGTCAGCCTGCCGGCCACCAGCGAGATGGTGAAGATGATCGCGTCGATCGCGGGGGAGACCCGGATGCTGGCGCTGAACGCGACGATCGAGGCGGCCCGGGCCGGCGAGGCCGGGCTCGGCTTCGCGGTGGTCGCCGACGAGGTGCGCAAACTCGCCGACAACACCGCGGAGAGCACCGAGCGGATCACCGCCACGCTCGGCGCGCTGACCGCGTCGGCCACCGACGTGTCCCGGGCGGTGGCCACCATGACCGACACCATCGGCAGCGTGCGGTCGGCGATCGAGCAGGTCCGCGCGGTCGCCGACGGCCAGCAGCACAGCATCAGCGGCCTGGTGAACCAGGTGCAGAACGCGATCGGCCAGATCGAGAACCTGGGCGACCGCAAGGAGACCGCGGCGGAGCTCTTCTAG
- a CDS encoding NAD(P)H-dependent oxidoreductase — translation MSILRIDASIQGPHSASSALADIAEAAWLETAPDTKFVRRHIGNQPLPSDAWQHAVQASWLPEADRTDAQSRALALANELAAELRDSDGAILALPFYNYGVSQHVKIWFDLAMAGGSQGEKLLDGKPVILVTTRGGAYGPGTPRDGWDHNTAYLRRVVADIWGADLTLIEREFTLVGVNPALDPFKETAAAMQEAAHTAAAEAGRALAAR, via the coding sequence ATGAGCATTCTTCGTATCGACGCCAGCATCCAGGGCCCGCACTCCGCGAGCAGCGCGCTCGCCGACATCGCCGAGGCTGCCTGGCTCGAGACCGCGCCGGACACCAAGTTCGTCCGCCGGCACATCGGCAACCAGCCGCTGCCCTCGGACGCCTGGCAGCACGCGGTCCAGGCCAGCTGGCTCCCCGAGGCCGACCGCACGGACGCGCAGAGCCGGGCCCTCGCGCTGGCCAACGAGCTGGCCGCCGAGCTGCGTGACTCGGACGGCGCGATCCTCGCCCTGCCGTTCTACAACTACGGCGTCTCGCAGCACGTCAAGATCTGGTTCGACCTGGCCATGGCCGGCGGCAGCCAGGGGGAGAAGCTGCTCGACGGCAAGCCGGTCATCCTGGTCACCACCCGCGGTGGCGCCTACGGCCCGGGCACCCCGCGCGACGGCTGGGACCACAACACCGCCTACCTGCGTCGCGTCGTCGCCGACATCTGGGGCGCCGACCTGACCCTGATCGAGCGGGAGTTCACCCTGGTCGGGGTGAACCCGGCGCTCGACCCGTTCAAGGAGACCGCGGCCGCGATGCAGGAGGCCGCGCACACCGCGGCCGCCGAGGCCGGCCGGGCCCTCGCCGCTCGCTGA
- a CDS encoding MarR family winged helix-turn-helix transcriptional regulator, with translation MTTEQREAEEPRWLDKEETATWLAMIKMITRLPAALDADLQHNSGLSFFEYQVLAGLSMQPDRRRRMSDLAEFSACSLSRLSHTARRLESKGWLYREPDPTDGRYTLAVLTDAGWDKVVATAPGHVAGVRRLLIDALTPTQYKQLRQISERVNDAIGNEPCAGHAKPTVC, from the coding sequence ATGACGACCGAGCAGCGAGAGGCTGAGGAGCCGCGCTGGCTCGACAAAGAGGAGACCGCCACCTGGCTGGCCATGATCAAGATGATCACCCGGCTGCCGGCCGCCCTCGACGCCGACCTCCAGCACAACTCCGGCCTGTCCTTCTTCGAGTACCAAGTGCTCGCCGGCCTCTCCATGCAGCCGGACCGCCGCCGCCGGATGAGCGACCTGGCCGAGTTCAGCGCCTGCTCGCTGTCCCGGCTCTCGCACACCGCCCGCCGGCTGGAGTCCAAGGGCTGGCTCTACCGGGAGCCCGACCCGACCGACGGGCGCTACACCCTGGCCGTGCTCACCGACGCCGGCTGGGACAAGGTGGTGGCCACCGCCCCCGGGCACGTCGCCGGGGTGCGCCGGCTGCTGATCGACGCGCTCACCCCGACGCAGTACAAGCAGCTGCGCCAGATCAGCGAGCGGGTCAACGACGCGATCGGCAACGAGCCGTGCGCCGGCCACGCCAAGCCGACGGTCTGCTGA
- a CDS encoding MFS transporter, protein MRAQRLLWMSFAVSTFGTWLGFDAFPLIAILALDAGPAEVSLLSAAGLAVGAVVAAPLGPWVEARRKRPVMVGSDLLRFAALASVPAAYALGGLTLTQLLVVSVVMSAAGIAFRAASGAYLKVLVPPAGLLAVNGRFEATAWTATVLGPPLGNAAIGLFGPVTTVLADAVSYLVSAAGLRAIGGGEPAPATVGGARPHVGWGYLLSRPFFVNTILVNGLILATAPLLAVLMLGPLGFAPWQYGLAFGLPCLGGLLGSRLARPLVTRFGEERVLRVAGALRACWSVGLAFVGPGPAGLALVIAVQFGLVTCMGVFNPVFVTHRLTRTPADRVARTLSAWSAAGNATVAALTVLWGLLAAVIGPRLAIGAAGVLLLATPLLLPRRAQPAR, encoded by the coding sequence GTGAGAGCACAGCGGTTGTTGTGGATGTCGTTCGCGGTGAGCACCTTCGGCACCTGGCTCGGGTTCGACGCGTTCCCGTTGATCGCGATCCTGGCGCTGGACGCCGGGCCGGCCGAGGTGTCACTGCTGTCGGCGGCCGGGCTGGCCGTCGGGGCGGTGGTCGCCGCGCCGCTCGGTCCGTGGGTCGAGGCGCGCCGCAAGCGGCCGGTGATGGTCGGGTCGGACCTGCTTCGCTTCGCCGCGCTGGCCAGCGTGCCCGCCGCCTACGCCCTCGGCGGCCTCACGCTCACACAACTGCTGGTTGTCTCGGTCGTGATGTCCGCAGCCGGCATCGCGTTCCGGGCGGCCAGCGGCGCCTACCTGAAGGTCCTGGTCCCGCCGGCCGGCCTGCTCGCCGTCAACGGGCGCTTCGAGGCCACCGCCTGGACCGCCACGGTTCTCGGGCCGCCGCTCGGCAACGCGGCGATCGGCCTGTTCGGCCCGGTCACCACGGTGCTGGCCGACGCGGTCAGCTATCTGGTGTCGGCGGCGGGCCTGCGCGCGATCGGCGGCGGTGAGCCGGCGCCCGCCACCGTCGGCGGCGCCCGGCCGCACGTCGGATGGGGCTATCTGCTCTCCCGCCCGTTCTTCGTCAACACCATCCTGGTCAACGGCCTGATCCTGGCCACCGCGCCGCTGCTCGCCGTGCTGATGCTCGGCCCGCTCGGCTTCGCCCCCTGGCAGTACGGCCTGGCCTTCGGCCTGCCGTGCCTCGGCGGCCTGCTCGGCTCCCGGCTGGCCCGCCCGCTGGTGACCCGGTTCGGCGAGGAGAGGGTGCTGCGCGTCGCCGGGGCGCTGCGCGCCTGCTGGTCGGTCGGGCTGGCCTTCGTCGGTCCCGGCCCGGCCGGCCTGGCGCTGGTCATCGCCGTCCAGTTCGGCCTGGTCACCTGCATGGGCGTGTTCAATCCGGTGTTCGTCACCCACCGGCTCACCCGGACCCCGGCGGACCGGGTGGCCCGGACCCTGTCCGCCTGGTCGGCGGCCGGCAACGCCACCGTCGCCGCGCTGACCGTGCTGTGGGGCCTGCTGGCCGCCGTGATCGGCCCCCGCCTCGCGATCGGGGCGGCCGGCGTGCTCCTCCTGGCCACCCCGTTGCTGCTGCCTAGAAGGGCGCAGCCCGCTCGATGA
- a CDS encoding phosphatase PAP2 family protein has protein sequence MRRMWKGREISLGVRTTEAAGAAIGLLVPFGVIAALVLGKSGELRELDNDVTDALHVYAVGHPGWVEAMDWWSLVFHPNTWRLAALVLAIWLARRNEVVLAWWVAATMAAGGALGGVLKLLFGRHRPDLLDPVARATGFSFPSGHALNAALGAAVFLLVLLPRVRGRGGRLALCAAGVLLPVMTAYSRVALGVHWTSDVVAGLLLGVAVPAVTVAVFQGRRVRERAIG, from the coding sequence ATGCGGCGCATGTGGAAGGGGCGGGAGATCTCCCTCGGGGTGCGGACCACCGAGGCGGCCGGGGCGGCGATCGGGCTGCTGGTGCCGTTCGGGGTGATCGCGGCACTGGTCCTCGGGAAGTCCGGCGAGCTGCGGGAGCTCGACAACGACGTGACCGACGCGCTGCACGTCTACGCGGTCGGGCATCCCGGCTGGGTGGAGGCGATGGACTGGTGGAGTCTCGTCTTCCACCCGAACACCTGGCGGCTGGCCGCGCTGGTGCTGGCGATCTGGCTGGCCCGGCGGAACGAGGTGGTGCTCGCCTGGTGGGTGGCGGCGACGATGGCCGCCGGGGGTGCGCTCGGTGGCGTACTCAAACTGCTCTTCGGCCGTCATCGGCCGGACCTGCTCGATCCGGTGGCCCGTGCCACCGGCTTCTCCTTCCCCTCCGGGCATGCGCTCAACGCGGCCCTCGGCGCGGCCGTCTTCCTGCTGGTCCTGCTGCCGCGCGTGCGCGGGCGCGGCGGGCGGCTGGCGCTGTGCGCGGCCGGCGTGCTGCTCCCGGTGATGACCGCCTACAGCCGGGTGGCGCTCGGGGTGCACTGGACCAGTGACGTGGTGGCCGGGCTGCTGCTCGGGGTGGCGGTCCCGGCGGTCACCGTCGCGGTGTTCCAGGGCCGGCGTGTGCGGGAGCGCGCGATCGGGTAG
- a CDS encoding LysR family transcriptional regulator → MDLQAVRTFVAAAGAGQFQEAAADLSITQQAVSKRIAGLERHLGVRLFTRTPRGAELTIDGQAFLPHARELLRVAERAAESVRPGRRPLRVDVLASRLASSGLLRDFHRAHPDIELDVMKLFDAGTAVAALRSGAIDATFRAVATELPDGIDAVRVLDEPLQLLAGPGHRLAAAGSVPVARLAGHRIWMPGLAPGTEWTAYYAELAAEFGLTIEATGPNLGADALLDTVADTPALATFIGARTRLIWPESHGLRRIPVVDPTPVYPHSLLWRRDDPHPALAALRAHLAAVPAARTTAGTWTPRWARDGESSVSG, encoded by the coding sequence ATGGATCTCCAGGCCGTCCGCACGTTCGTCGCCGCCGCCGGGGCCGGCCAGTTCCAGGAGGCCGCGGCCGATCTGTCGATCACCCAGCAGGCGGTCTCCAAGCGGATCGCCGGCCTGGAGCGCCACCTCGGGGTGCGGCTGTTCACCCGGACTCCGCGCGGCGCCGAGCTGACCATCGACGGGCAGGCGTTCCTGCCGCACGCGCGGGAGCTGCTCCGGGTCGCCGAGCGGGCCGCCGAGTCGGTGCGCCCCGGCCGGCGGCCGCTGCGGGTCGACGTGCTGGCCTCCCGGCTGGCCTCGTCCGGCCTGCTGCGTGACTTCCACCGGGCCCATCCCGACATCGAGCTCGACGTGATGAAGCTGTTCGACGCCGGGACGGCCGTCGCGGCGCTGCGCTCCGGCGCGATCGACGCGACGTTCCGGGCGGTCGCCACCGAGCTGCCGGACGGGATCGACGCGGTCCGGGTGCTGGACGAGCCGCTCCAGCTCCTGGCCGGGCCCGGGCACCGGCTGGCCGCGGCCGGCTCGGTGCCGGTGGCCCGGCTCGCCGGGCACCGGATCTGGATGCCCGGCCTGGCACCCGGCACCGAGTGGACCGCCTACTACGCCGAGCTGGCCGCCGAGTTCGGCCTGACCATCGAGGCGACCGGCCCCAACCTCGGCGCCGACGCGCTGCTCGACACCGTCGCCGACACCCCGGCGCTGGCCACCTTCATCGGCGCGCGGACCCGGCTGATCTGGCCGGAGAGCCACGGCCTGCGCCGGATCCCGGTGGTCGATCCGACGCCGGTCTACCCGCACTCGCTGCTCTGGCGCCGGGACGATCCGCACCCGGCGCTGGCCGCCCTGCGCGCCCACCTGGCCGCCGTCCCGGCCGCTCGGACCACGGCCGGCACGTGGACGCCGCGCTGGGCACGCGACGGTGAGTCGTCAGTCAGCGGCTGA
- a CDS encoding AAA family ATPase, whose product MRGEIFEYAGSTVELVDASTVLAAARVNPVDLVHSAQWPLPVRRVEVTVSSVETGTGPAHVFIARIHAGAEEMTPDRMRKLVLGRDPLGVLLSKRIAEGDPVATRFVDGVGTAAAAAYRKLGFDKTTGPAADRGPGVLADAGVGLQADVSREGDGDVVRLRSEVPRDEVTANHLRAFVTLTLQAVAELAGPESLRGRRYVFSREAAPPPAPVTTQEVTLDMVGGLAEIVAELRQIAVSFRHPEAMARWGARRPQGILMYGPPGTGKTMLSRALANEIGADFREIRTPEILDKWLGGSERNIKQIFRDARRYRVPTLMLFDEFDSIVSYAGAGGDAASQALNAVAGIFKQEMNDLIEENPNVIVVATTNFPHRVDESLIRSGRFDVKVSVPKPDEVSRAEIFRKMIHGLAAAHETPGFRMFADDLDVAALGVASTGMTGADIKEVLRRVQMTKAMQDARTGGLVEPISQQELLAEVRALRGNV is encoded by the coding sequence ATGCGCGGCGAGATTTTCGAGTACGCCGGATCCACCGTCGAGCTGGTCGACGCCTCCACCGTCCTGGCCGCGGCCCGGGTGAACCCGGTCGACCTGGTGCATTCGGCGCAATGGCCACTCCCGGTACGGCGCGTCGAAGTGACCGTCTCGAGCGTGGAGACCGGCACCGGACCGGCGCATGTGTTCATCGCCCGGATCCACGCCGGCGCCGAGGAGATGACCCCCGATCGGATGCGCAAGCTGGTGCTCGGGCGCGATCCGCTCGGCGTGCTGCTGTCCAAGCGGATCGCCGAGGGGGACCCGGTGGCCACCCGGTTCGTCGACGGAGTGGGCACGGCGGCGGCCGCGGCGTACCGGAAACTGGGTTTTGACAAGACCACGGGCCCGGCGGCGGACCGCGGCCCGGGAGTCCTCGCGGACGCGGGTGTCGGCCTGCAGGCCGACGTGAGCCGGGAGGGCGACGGGGACGTCGTGCGGCTGCGGTCCGAGGTGCCGCGCGACGAGGTGACCGCGAACCATCTGCGCGCCTTCGTGACGCTGACCCTGCAGGCGGTGGCCGAGCTGGCCGGGCCGGAGTCGCTGCGCGGCCGGCGCTACGTGTTCAGCCGGGAGGCCGCCCCGCCGCCGGCGCCGGTCACCACCCAGGAGGTCACCCTGGACATGGTCGGCGGGCTGGCCGAGATCGTCGCCGAGCTGCGGCAGATCGCGGTGTCCTTCCGGCATCCGGAGGCGATGGCCCGCTGGGGCGCGCGCCGTCCGCAGGGCATCCTGATGTACGGACCGCCCGGCACCGGCAAGACGATGCTGTCCCGGGCCCTGGCGAACGAGATCGGCGCCGACTTCCGGGAGATCCGCACCCCGGAGATCCTGGACAAGTGGCTGGGCGGCTCGGAGCGCAACATCAAGCAGATCTTCCGGGACGCCCGGCGGTACCGGGTGCCGACGCTGATGCTGTTCGACGAGTTCGACTCGATCGTCAGCTACGCCGGGGCCGGCGGCGACGCGGCCAGCCAGGCGCTCAACGCGGTCGCCGGGATCTTCAAGCAGGAGATGAACGACCTGATCGAGGAGAACCCGAACGTGATCGTGGTGGCCACCACGAACTTCCCGCACCGGGTCGACGAGTCGCTGATCCGTTCCGGACGTTTCGACGTCAAGGTGAGCGTGCCGAAACCGGACGAGGTGAGCCGCGCGGAGATCTTCCGGAAGATGATCCACGGCCTGGCGGCGGCGCACGAGACGCCCGGCTTCCGGATGTTCGCCGACGATCTGGACGTGGCCGCGCTCGGGGTGGCGAGCACCGGGATGACCGGCGCGGACATCAAGGAGGTGCTGCGCCGGGTGCAGATGACCAAGGCGATGCAGGACGCCCGGACCGGCGGCCTGGTCGAGCCGATCTCCCAGCAGGAGCTGCTCGCCGAGGTCCGCGCCCTGCGCGGCAACGTCTGA
- a CDS encoding isovaleryl-CoA dehydrogenase has translation MTHEVFNQPPPLTGYDVAADAALTEAVRREGAGWADADLHKLGLRAGSEETQRWADEANRYEPRLLPVDRYGHRLDEVDFHPSWHRLMDVAVGEGLAGAAWTDPRPGAHVARAAGFFVWAQPEAGHGCPISMTYAVVPALRNNPALSASFEPLLASRSYDPGLRPPTEKRGLLAGMGMTEKQGGSDVRANTTKAVFSPETGTYRLTGHKWFTSAPMCDLFLVLAQAPGGLSCFLVPRVLPDGTRNTFRIQRLKDKLGNRSNASSEPEFDNTVAWLVGAEGQGVRTIIEMVSMTRLDCVTGSASGMRAALVQAIHHVKHRSAFGGPLIGKPAMRNVLADLAIESEAATALAMRLAGSVDRAVRGDQAEQAFRRLAIPVGKFWVCKRQPAVVGEALECLGGNGYVEDSGLPRLYRDAPLNSIWEGSGNVQALDVLRALHRSPDSLEVFLAEAAAASGADRRLDEAVRELRGQLADQSELEVRARRVVERMALVLQGSLLVRHAPAAVADAFCASRLGGDWGHTFGTLPAGVDTAAIIERAAPF, from the coding sequence GTGACGCACGAGGTGTTCAACCAGCCGCCGCCCCTGACCGGCTACGACGTCGCCGCCGACGCCGCGCTCACCGAGGCGGTGCGGCGTGAGGGCGCCGGCTGGGCCGACGCCGACCTGCACAAGCTCGGCCTGCGCGCGGGCAGCGAGGAGACCCAGCGCTGGGCCGACGAGGCGAACCGGTACGAGCCCCGCCTGCTCCCGGTCGACCGCTACGGTCACCGCCTCGACGAGGTCGACTTCCACCCCTCGTGGCATCGGCTGATGGACGTCGCGGTCGGCGAGGGGCTGGCCGGGGCCGCCTGGACTGATCCGCGGCCGGGGGCGCATGTGGCTCGGGCGGCGGGGTTCTTCGTCTGGGCGCAGCCGGAGGCGGGGCACGGGTGTCCGATTTCGATGACCTACGCGGTGGTGCCGGCACTCCGCAACAATCCCGCTCTCTCGGCGTCGTTCGAGCCTCTGCTGGCCAGCCGCTCCTATGACCCCGGCCTGCGCCCGCCGACGGAGAAGCGCGGGCTGCTCGCCGGCATGGGGATGACCGAGAAGCAGGGTGGTTCCGATGTCCGCGCCAACACGACGAAGGCCGTGTTCTCGCCGGAAACAGGGACCTATCGCCTGACCGGCCACAAGTGGTTCACCAGCGCTCCGATGTGCGACCTGTTCCTGGTCCTCGCCCAGGCCCCGGGCGGCCTGTCCTGCTTCCTCGTCCCCAGGGTCCTGCCGGACGGCACCCGCAACACGTTCCGGATCCAGCGGCTCAAGGACAAGCTCGGCAACCGCAGCAACGCCTCCAGCGAGCCGGAGTTCGACAACACCGTCGCCTGGCTGGTCGGCGCCGAGGGTCAGGGCGTCCGGACCATCATCGAGATGGTGTCGATGACCCGGCTGGACTGCGTGACCGGCTCGGCCTCCGGGATGCGCGCCGCCCTGGTCCAGGCGATCCACCACGTGAAGCACCGCTCCGCGTTCGGCGGCCCGCTGATCGGCAAGCCGGCCATGCGCAACGTGCTCGCCGACCTGGCGATCGAGTCCGAGGCGGCGACCGCCCTGGCGATGCGGCTGGCCGGCTCGGTCGACCGGGCGGTCCGCGGCGACCAGGCCGAGCAGGCGTTCCGCCGGCTGGCCATCCCGGTCGGCAAGTTCTGGGTGTGCAAGCGGCAGCCGGCCGTGGTGGGCGAGGCCCTGGAGTGCCTGGGCGGCAACGGTTACGTGGAGGACTCCGGGCTGCCCCGGCTCTACCGGGACGCGCCGCTCAACTCGATCTGGGAGGGCTCCGGCAACGTGCAGGCCCTCGACGTGCTGCGGGCGCTGCACCGGTCGCCGGACAGCCTGGAGGTATTCCTCGCCGAGGCCGCCGCCGCGAGCGGCGCCGACCGGCGCCTCGACGAGGCGGTGCGGGAGCTGCGCGGTCAGCTCGCGGATCAGAGCGAGCTCGAGGTACGCGCGCGCCGCGTCGTCGAGCGGATGGCGCTCGTGCTGCAGGGCTCGCTGCTGGTCCGGCACGCGCCGGCCGCCGTCGCCGACGCGTTCTGCGCCAGCCGGCTGGGCGGGGACTGGGGGCACACGTTCGGCACCCTGCCGGCCGGGGTGGACACCGCGGCGATCATCGAGCGGGCTGCGCCCTTCTAG
- a CDS encoding phosphatase PAP2 family protein has translation MSTFVVQAFKRVILPVAAILLLLIGMGLLLTHVLEHTWPFTVEDGVNRAFEDARTPDRTEVSGFFSAVGNTSSIIAVTAVLALILRLTLHRWREAIFLCLAVTAQAVVFFFTTLAIDRPRPDVHRLDPSPPTSSFPSGHTSAAFALYVGLAIVFAVLARPAWLKALCWGLVLVPLAVATARMYRGMHHPSDVLSSFVNASLCLFVMARGVLDPHVPWKITKVGSWSPSTSPASRRRTGTATS, from the coding sequence GTGTCCACATTCGTTGTTCAGGCGTTCAAACGAGTGATACTGCCGGTCGCGGCGATCCTGCTGCTGCTGATCGGGATGGGGCTGCTGCTCACCCACGTGCTCGAGCACACCTGGCCGTTCACTGTGGAGGACGGGGTGAACCGGGCGTTCGAGGACGCGCGCACCCCGGACCGTACCGAGGTCTCCGGATTCTTCAGCGCGGTGGGGAACACCTCGTCGATCATCGCGGTGACCGCGGTCCTCGCCCTGATCCTGCGGCTCACCCTGCACCGCTGGCGCGAGGCGATCTTCCTGTGCCTCGCGGTGACCGCGCAGGCCGTGGTCTTCTTCTTCACCACCCTGGCGATCGACCGGCCGCGGCCGGACGTGCACCGGCTCGACCCGTCGCCGCCGACGTCCAGCTTCCCGTCAGGGCACACCTCGGCGGCGTTCGCGCTCTACGTCGGACTGGCGATCGTCTTCGCCGTGCTGGCCCGGCCGGCCTGGCTCAAAGCGCTCTGCTGGGGGCTCGTGCTGGTGCCGCTCGCGGTGGCCACCGCCCGGATGTACCGGGGCATGCACCACCCGAGCGACGTGCTGTCGTCCTTTGTGAACGCCTCGCTGTGCCTGTTCGTGATGGCCCGCGGCGTTCTGGACCCCCACGTGCCGTGGAAGATCACTAAAGTGGGTTCATGGTCCCCTTCGACTTCCCCGGCGAGCCGACGCCGAACGGGTACAGCAACGTCGTGA